A stretch of DNA from Hydra vulgaris chromosome 03, alternate assembly HydraT2T_AEP:
AAGAGTTATCCATTcttgaattttatttacaaatttaacttAGTACATCTTTTAAGATATGAGTCAACTGTATCGTactgttgaattttatttatcaattagtCATCAAGTAACATTCACAcacaaaaaagcatttatttgtgttaaatagatttaacaaaaaaaatttttaatcaaagattaaaaaatattcgtttttgtatttaaatacatataccGTTAAATCGCTTAAGTTCGGTCACTTAAGctttgaacatttatttatcacacgtaaatgaaaattttttaattttttttcctgtaaCATAcagaaaattatattgaatcaatataattttttgtatatttacaatacttttctgtatttttacaatatcaattattgataattaatattgttaaaataaaaaaatgaaaaataaaaactagtactcgataattaatttaaaatgaaaacatctaCTTTGACCGAACTTTCAATATTATCTCATAAGTTCGGTCGCTATATAAATACTAACGTATCACAAACTTACCGTcacaaataatgaaaactaatttttaaatgttgttttattgtaaaactattatataaattcaGGTAATAGCAGTAACTAAGGAGGGCGTCgcttttcaattaatttaaaaagattttttcaattaattaaaaaacacaactttGCTTTAAATGAGCTTTGTATGTTTATTGGCAATTCTTGCACGGATTGTTTACCATAGTGGAACAGCAAGATCCACAGAACCAATCGTCACAGGATTCGCAACGCATCCATTATTATCGTGGAGCTGTTATTTTATCTTCAAGAAAATTCTGTTTAACAGAAACAAACAAAGTTCAAGTAACTATTCTGTTTAACAGAAACTTACAAAGTTCAAGTAACTGTTTTGTTTAACAGAAACTAACAAAGTTCAAGTAACTGTTCTGTTTAACAGAAACTAACAAAGTTCAAGTAACTGTTCTGTTTAACAGAAACTAACAAAGTTCAAGTAACTGTTCTGTTTAAAAGAAACTTACAGAGCTCAAGTAACTATTGTGTTTAAGAGAAGTTCACTTCGAAACTGGCAGCACAAAACACAAACATATTCTAATAAcagaattttttacaatttgaggttactttttacaatttcaggttcattttttacaattttgatgTTGAGttgattaatttataaattaaaaaaaactaacagaGTTCAAGTAACTATTCTATTTAACAGGAATTTACTTCAATACTGACAGCACAAAACACAAACATATTCcaataatagaattttttacaacttgagGTTATGTTGTTGTGAATAGCATTTAACTcaaatattagatttaaaaaaataacttgctTATAATGAAcagttgaactaaaaaaatttacttgtaTAGAGGTTGCTTATAAAGAATGTTGCTTTTAGAGAGGTTGCTTATATAGAGTGTTCACTGTGCTAATACGAAGGTTAGCACTGAtatgtttatacataaaaatagtGTTTGAATAATAATGCGGGGTAAGGATTAGATTTTCCAAAtgtattatttcattaaatgcgtacctttttctaaaatttcttaaaatcaacccttataaaataaaaatgtatagaatttcaattgtaatttataaacacgtataaaatgactaaaattaataaacatttgtttattattttcaaatattaaagtaTACAATTCTTATAATTTCTTCGAAGTATAACTTAATAAGCatcaaaaaatctatttaaaaaaactcgcaacaaaaaaagcatatttaacatattttggtTAAAACAGAAATTTAGAATTTCATTAACCCCGTCGTatttaaaaccttctaaaacaaaaagaaaaacacgtgtcaaaaatggttttcattccttgaaattaactattactatttaccaaatctgcaatttaaaatattaaagatttcAGCGTTACAGAGACTGTATTATCATAAATTTTCGTAAGGAATGTAAAACCGCTGATATGCAAATCAAAAAGTATGCAAGTATGCAAATCAAAAAACACGTGTTAAACTGCCTCGTTTCTATAACTCGATTGCGCAACTAATTTCTCAACTTCAAAAAGAGGCTAGTAAagacaaaaatgtaaacaaacttcGTAGTTTCCcgcctaaataaaaatttcttgatcCAACTCAGACATTATCAGACCAAAAAAGGGGGAAAAAGGTAGAAGAGGGAAGTATTGCTGTATATCATTGTGCGGAAATTCATTTTATAGCAACAATATGGATAAAACTAATATTGGTCTATTTTCTTTCTCAAACCAAGAAAAAAAACACGACGTTCACGAAGCTTGgtgtaacaaaatatttgaatatagaCGTAAAGAAGGTgctgttgatttttaaataatgaaacacACTAAAATGCGAGAGTTTCAATTTAGGCCTTAGGAGAAATTTTTTCAGGTTGtggtaaaaaatctttaaaaaaagaaaatgaagttCCAAGTTTGTATTCATTTAAGATAACACAAGAAAAGTTACCTAGAAAATCTCcatgtaaaaaatcaaaacattcaGAGTTCACATTTaagttaattgataaagaaCTTTAAACATTACTGGATTTCACAAATAGTGAAAATTGTGAAAACTGTACGCTGTCGTCATCCGAAAAATACAAGCATCTAAAAAAGACTATTAATAGTTTATGAAAGCTGAAATATGTCTTGCTTGAAgaattcaaaagtttaaaaataatcaatcaccaattgaaaaataatatttttagctaaaaaaaaaggtgataaatgtttttacttgttACCTCgcataagaaaagaaaaatttgccattttattttaatattaaaatcctAGAAATGAACGTGAAAATATGAAGTATTATTAAGGAAAAGTTACCAAAAGAACTGTTTACATATCCTTCATATTTTACACCAGAATGTGGTTATAGGTCAAACATAAAATCGATTGACCaactatttatgtttttaacatatattagacttttttttatttaaattttacttccTGGTTATTTAAGACACCGAAATCTACTGTGTCAAGATCTTATTATTTGGTCAAATTTGGTATACTTTAAACTTAATATACCTTAGACTTGGAGCAATACTATTTTAACCTAATTTAAGTTGTCGTAATGTTTCAAAGAGACTTATCCTAAAATGAAAGTTATTATTGACTGTTTTGAGTTGGCTAGTCAAAGACATTCAAgtcttatatttcaaaatagtttgttttcctACCATAagcatcattttatttttaaagaattgattgaaattgttttttctggTGCAATAACATTTTGTTAGTGAACTACTTGTTGGTTCTATTTCTGATCTTGAAATAGTTAAGCAATTAGGACTTTTCAAAAGATAGCTATAGGAGAGTGAAGATTATGTAACGGCTGATAgagattttgttaataaatgatTTGCTTAAGCCTTTTGGTGTAGCACCTAGTATtccattaataataattaacgtGTAATAGTTGATTTCttccatttaaaataatagtattattttaaatggaaGAAATCAACTATTACATGAAGAAGTtatagaaagtcaaacaatgtcAGCTTTACGAACGTAAAGCTgacattgtttgactttctataacttttttactttatggATCCGCTTTTTTACTATATGGATCCGTATTTACTTTATGGATCCACTTATAAAACTGTAAAGCTATATGAAATGTACTATTTATTATTGagataaagtatattttatatgaaaatactCTAAATTATCTTCAACATCTACcaacatttatcaaaattaacgTTTACGATAATAATtccattaaaaacataaactataaacaaattgtGTCAGTCCAGATAAACCCATTGCTATTTGAACTTGTGCGCAATAGCCAAATGAATGATTCTTTTTGAAGAACCTTTTTTGTTCCTGAAGAACTACAGAAGAAGGAAGAGTCTGccgaagaaaaaaaatagataagtgtttttactaatttattattgatcTGTTCCTTAAAAACATTGAGCagtctatttgtagaatacgctaacataattttataatccatttttcaacagttttaatatctttgtttaagctataaatcataacattttgaaatttttcttttccaacgtttttattaattttaccaTGATTTAACATGTCTTTGGCATTGGTGAATTTTTAATTGCCTTCTGTAAAATGTTTTACCGAAAATTCAAAgctatttttcttattttatatgtttttttagatatataaacagaaaaattagtaatttaaaaggattatttaagtaatttgtcctattttttacattttgtccTGACTGGCCTCGTTTTCAAGTTGCGAAAATAATTGCACAATCGAATTACACAAATGTTTATACACTTTATAAGTATAAGTTTCTCtcctttataaataatatttttaagtatatttttaataaagtataatgaaaaacaaaaacccagcatttttacaattttaaaacagttttttgatatgcaaaaaaaaaaaaaatttaagtttaatatatgtaaattaaagaaaaaacttttttttgtgtgtacgCAAATTTATAAGCAAAAATTACATGTCTTCTTGcagttttctttaataaagttaGTTGGTTTGCAGCCCtgttttttagcatttaaacaaaaatctttgaCAACCGGTCGGTCTGCACAtcctaaataataaataacaataatgaattaataaaaaggacattattagaaaattaaatagttCATGTTATAAGAAggttaactattattaaaaaatatatacctgtTGGGCTTGGAGTTGGTTTTTTAAATGGATTTGGCTTCAAATTTGTTTGAGTTGAGTTGCAGTTGTAATATTTATTGAGCTGTTTTATATCAGTTTCACTTAAAGATGTTCTTTGTCCAAGTACCTCTTTTGAATCTGATAGAGACTCAACAGTTTTTGATCCATTTATACTAAATgcgtaactaaaataaataaagttttaatcaatgttttaaacaaaGGAAGCATAAACCGCCTTACACGATACTTCGTGCCGACGTTTTTGCCTAATATTGGCACACAAAAATagattattaaaacatttttaaaaattatcaaattaaaaatataagcaCGAGTATGCAAGCAGCtgtcaataaataataaaggtaaaattaAATGTGAAGTACTTGTCATAATGCATTATCGATTGTTTATCGTAAGGTTCTTCTAAAGTTGATGCATCACCATCTCTATACATATCAAAGTTATACTtcatatctgtaaaaaaaaaaaaaaatttaaaaaaaaaaagagagaaccAAAAAAAGCGTTATCGAAAAATCTAATTTaggtaaatcaaaaaaaaaaaaaaaaaggaaaataactGAAGATACCCGCACGTTAATGAGGTAAAAGACAAACATTTCTAAGGAATCTGATGAgatagaatatatattattttctgaGTCATATACTAAGGTACTCACTCACATATACTAAGGTACTAAAACTCacctttttttatgttatcatagtttatttttatatacgaGTCCCTATCTCTTCTAGATTGTTCGTGGAAAAATCCAAGAGTGTGCATTATTTCATGTAAAGCTATTCCCTTGTATCCGCATCCTTGTCCCAAAGAAATGTCTTGTTTTCCACCTTGTTTTCCAATTAATGAATAACATCTAtagagttaaataaataaaaaaaaagttttatttaattt
This window harbors:
- the LOC100213208 gene encoding hatching enzyme 1.2 isoform X3 is translated as MEKFILFACLLVTVLCKPLSTDDKNKDGFHTIIKINSNRVKASTISGAENVDLIEGDVVKTKKLLSVIDKMKNKDKETSAFDAIQSGAWPNAIVPYIISDTITEEDVSVIKDALYEFMEKTCIKFVERTTEPSYISFIRDVGCYSLIGKQGGKQDISLGQGCGYKGIALHEIMHTLGFFHEQSRRDRDSYIKINYDNIKKDMKYNFDMYRDGDASTLEEPYDKQSIMHYDNYAFSINGSKTVESLSDSKEVLGQRTSLSETDIKQLNKYYNCNSTQTNLKPNPFKKPTPSPTGCADRPVVKDFCLNAKKQGCKPTNFIKENCKKTCNFCL